From one Suicoccus acidiformans genomic stretch:
- the lpdA gene encoding dihydrolipoyl dehydrogenase, whose translation MASYDIVIVGSGPGGYVAAEHAADLGLRTAVIERESIGGTCLNVGCIPSKSYLEHAHWINTSRQANDYGIEVTIGAIDFPKLVSRKDKVVQTLQHGILNMFKQKNIDFIEGEASFNEAKQVIVNGQVIQARHILLATGSHPFVPDMPGIDEVNYQTTDEFFQMNALPECLVIIGGGVIATELAFAMQPLGVDVTLVEVAPDILLTEDDDARKLLKGKLKKMGIHIETNASIQEITQGQVKTTKGTYQFDELLVATGRRPNIEAIQPLNLKMDGRFVKVDEYYQTSEKHIYAIGDLIGGYQLAHTASAEGIRAIQAIAQQRTLPLQAEEVPRCVYTSPEIASFGLSQDDAQASGYDVAVNMLPLSINGRAIASGETDGMIKIISEKVYGQILGAVVVSENATEMIHHLMGVAHSEGTIEEVASMVYAHPTLSELTADVAKGIVGTLNSN comes from the coding sequence TTGGCAAGCTATGACATAGTTATTGTTGGGTCCGGTCCTGGAGGATATGTTGCTGCAGAGCATGCCGCAGATCTAGGACTCAGGACAGCTGTCATTGAACGCGAGAGTATTGGTGGCACTTGTTTAAATGTGGGATGTATCCCTTCGAAGTCGTATCTTGAACATGCGCATTGGATTAATACTTCTCGTCAGGCAAATGATTATGGGATTGAAGTGACAATCGGGGCAATCGATTTTCCTAAGTTAGTCAGCCGTAAAGATAAGGTAGTCCAAACTCTCCAACATGGCATATTAAACATGTTCAAGCAAAAAAACATTGATTTCATTGAAGGTGAAGCAAGTTTCAATGAAGCAAAGCAAGTAATCGTGAATGGGCAAGTTATTCAGGCGCGGCATATTTTGCTGGCAACTGGGAGTCACCCTTTTGTTCCAGATATGCCTGGTATTGATGAAGTGAATTATCAAACGACAGATGAGTTCTTCCAAATGAATGCATTACCTGAGTGCTTAGTTATTATCGGCGGAGGTGTTATTGCTACTGAACTTGCCTTTGCTATGCAACCTCTAGGCGTGGATGTAACACTCGTGGAAGTTGCACCGGACATTCTGTTAACTGAAGATGATGATGCACGGAAATTATTAAAAGGCAAATTAAAGAAGATGGGGATTCATATTGAAACGAATGCTTCAATTCAAGAAATAACCCAAGGCCAAGTGAAAACCACAAAGGGAACGTATCAATTTGACGAATTACTTGTTGCAACAGGGCGTAGACCCAATATAGAGGCCATTCAGCCGTTAAATTTGAAGATGGATGGACGCTTTGTCAAAGTTGATGAATATTACCAAACATCCGAAAAGCATATTTATGCGATTGGCGATCTAATTGGCGGGTATCAATTAGCCCATACCGCAAGCGCAGAGGGGATTCGTGCCATTCAAGCCATCGCCCAGCAACGAACTTTACCACTTCAAGCAGAGGAGGTTCCTCGTTGCGTATATACTAGCCCTGAAATCGCAAGTTTTGGCTTATCCCAGGATGATGCTCAAGCATCAGGCTATGACGTTGCGGTGAATATGTTACCCTTATCAATTAATGGTCGGGCGATTGCGAGTGGTGAAACAGATGGTATGATAAAGATTATTAGTGAGAAAGTATATGGACAAATTCTTGGTGCGGTCGTGGTGTCAGAAAATGCAACTGAAATGATTCATCATTTAATGGGTGTGGCTCATAGTGAAGGAACGATTGAAGAAGTTGCATCGATGGTCTACGCTCACCCAACACTTTCAGAATTAACGGCAGATGTCGCAAAAGGGATTGTAGGAACGTTGAATTCTAACTAA
- a CDS encoding dihydrolipoamide acetyltransferase family protein, with amino-acid sequence MATKIVMPTLGLTMTEGTIDEWLVSEGDSVSKGDPVASISSEKLSADVEAPEDGVVLKIVADEGDTVPIKEAMAYIGEEGETIDVSNDVKDKTENKQQTEVQAPEKQVTKKEVAEDYESKEGGRIFITPLARKMAAEKGYDISKINGTGGNGRITRRDIERYVPEQDAIESKAVSVESEEIGAGLTGMRKTIAQRMVRSLQTTAQVTIHAKADVTSLMAFRKDMKAKVNVPLDRGQLSINTLITRATILALKETPEMNGWYANGSYEQIEEIHIGQAVSVDDGLVVPVVKYAGKMNLTELGSALSDVATQARQGTLSGDLYGGSTFTITNLGHSGIEYFTPIINSPEIGILGVGAIQSELGFDENKEVVELVKLGLSLTFDHQIIDGSEAADFLALIISFLEDPYRLVL; translated from the coding sequence ATGGCAACGAAAATTGTAATGCCAACACTCGGCTTAACAATGACCGAAGGAACCATTGATGAATGGCTAGTCTCTGAAGGTGATTCAGTTTCTAAAGGCGACCCCGTTGCTTCAATCAGTTCAGAAAAACTATCGGCTGATGTAGAAGCACCTGAAGATGGGGTTGTGCTAAAAATTGTAGCTGACGAAGGTGACACCGTTCCTATTAAAGAAGCTATGGCCTATATTGGTGAAGAAGGCGAGACGATTGATGTAAGTAATGATGTAAAGGATAAGACTGAAAACAAACAACAAACCGAAGTGCAAGCACCAGAAAAGCAAGTGACCAAGAAAGAAGTAGCGGAAGACTATGAATCAAAAGAGGGGGGACGTATCTTCATTACTCCGCTCGCACGTAAGATGGCTGCTGAGAAAGGTTATGATATCAGCAAAATTAATGGCACAGGTGGTAATGGCCGAATTACACGTAGGGATATAGAAAGATATGTTCCAGAACAGGATGCTATAGAGAGCAAAGCAGTTTCTGTGGAAAGTGAAGAAATCGGTGCTGGCTTAACAGGTATGCGTAAGACAATTGCTCAACGGATGGTCCGCAGCTTACAGACAACCGCTCAAGTGACGATTCATGCCAAAGCGGATGTTACCAGCTTAATGGCTTTTAGAAAAGATATGAAAGCAAAGGTGAATGTGCCACTCGACCGAGGACAATTGAGCATAAATACGCTTATCACGCGGGCAACAATTTTGGCTTTGAAAGAGACGCCTGAAATGAATGGTTGGTACGCCAATGGCTCGTATGAGCAAATTGAAGAAATACATATCGGACAAGCTGTATCTGTGGATGATGGGTTAGTAGTTCCGGTTGTGAAATATGCCGGCAAAATGAATTTAACTGAACTCGGCAGTGCTTTGTCAGATGTGGCGACACAAGCTCGTCAGGGCACATTGTCTGGTGACTTATACGGCGGTTCTACTTTCACAATTACTAACTTAGGTCATTCAGGTATAGAATACTTCACACCCATTATTAATAGTCCAGAAATAGGTATTCTAGGGGTAGGAGCAATTCAATCAGAACTAGGTTTTGATGAGAACAAAGAAGTAGTTGAATTAGTGAAATTAGGCTTAAGTTTAACCTTTGACCACCAGATTATTGATGGCTCAGAAGCAGCCGATTTTCTAGCGTTAATTATTTCCTTCCTAGAAGATCCATATCGTTTAGTACTTTAA
- a CDS encoding alpha-ketoacid dehydrogenase subunit beta — MARETTFMNAINEALDQAMEKDDRVFLMGEDIYGGTQVEHLEEANEDAWGGVFGVTKGLGPKYGYKRVIDVPLSEHGYMSAAVGAAVTGLRPIPELMFNDFLGWCFDAVLGQGSKMRYMFGGKAKVPVTVRTSHGAGASAAAQHSGSYYGILGSIPGIKVVVPATPYDAKGLLLASIEDDNMCFFFEDKTLYGLKGEVPEDYYTVEIGKANVVEEGDDLTIVTIGKMLFVALEVREALAEQGVSVEVIDLRTVAPWDQATIIESVKKTGRLIVIDEANPHNNTATDIASVVGQEAFDYLDGPIKTVTAPNTPVPFASNLEQLYIPDADKVMRECAEIIDDLKV; from the coding sequence ATGGCTAGAGAAACAACATTTATGAATGCAATCAATGAAGCGTTGGATCAGGCAATGGAGAAAGATGACCGTGTCTTTCTTATGGGAGAGGACATATACGGGGGTACACAAGTTGAACATTTGGAAGAAGCTAATGAAGATGCTTGGGGTGGTGTTTTCGGAGTAACAAAAGGCTTAGGACCTAAGTATGGGTACAAGCGTGTTATTGATGTTCCCCTATCTGAACATGGTTATATGAGTGCGGCTGTTGGTGCGGCCGTTACAGGATTAAGACCTATTCCGGAACTTATGTTTAATGATTTTCTGGGTTGGTGTTTCGACGCAGTCTTAGGGCAAGGTTCTAAGATGCGTTATATGTTTGGAGGAAAGGCTAAAGTTCCTGTCACAGTGCGTACGAGTCACGGGGCTGGGGCTAGTGCAGCTGCACAACACTCGGGCTCTTATTATGGAATTTTGGGCAGTATTCCAGGAATTAAAGTAGTAGTTCCAGCGACTCCATATGATGCGAAAGGACTGCTCCTTGCATCGATTGAGGATGATAATATGTGCTTCTTCTTTGAAGACAAGACATTATATGGACTTAAAGGCGAAGTACCGGAAGACTATTACACGGTTGAAATCGGAAAAGCAAATGTCGTTGAAGAAGGTGACGACTTAACAATTGTAACTATTGGCAAAATGCTATTTGTAGCCTTAGAAGTTCGTGAAGCTTTAGCTGAACAAGGGGTTTCGGTTGAAGTAATCGATTTGAGAACCGTAGCTCCTTGGGATCAAGCAACGATTATTGAATCGGTTAAGAAAACCGGAAGATTAATCGTAATTGATGAAGCGAATCCACATAATAATACCGCAACTGATATTGCATCTGTTGTTGGCCAGGAAGCTTTTGACTATCTTGATGGCCCTATCAAAACAGTGACAGCTCCTAACACGCCTGTCCCATTTGCTAGTAATTTGGAACAGCTTTATATCCCAGATGCTGACAAAGTCATGCGTGAATGTGCCGAAATAATCGATGATTTAAAAGTTTAG
- a CDS encoding thiamine pyrophosphate-dependent dehydrogenase E1 component subunit alpha, producing MERQTKPQEERVREARLATSTDIDIQTQAISKDDAKWMHKNMNDIRNFEDEVHRFFAQGAIPGFVHLYAGQEAIATGICAHLTDEDYITSTHRGHGHCIAKGCDLNGMMAEIYGKATGLGKGKGGSMHIADLDVGMLGANGMVGGGFGLGLGAGLRNKYLETDNVAVVFFGDGASNEGVFHECLNMAKIWNIPVIFVCEMNYFAESTPQWYSSASETIAERAAAYNMPGIRVNGKDITEVYKVAGEAIQRARNGEGPTLIECVTYRNYGHFEGDEQKYKSRDGLEKELAETDPIVEFRKYMVENNIFTDEEIDQIEEESRKDIEAAIEFAEKSPEPDPESLYEDVYA from the coding sequence ATGGAAAGACAAACTAAACCTCAAGAAGAACGTGTAAGAGAAGCTAGACTAGCGACGAGCACTGATATTGATATTCAAACTCAAGCGATATCTAAAGACGATGCTAAATGGATGCATAAGAATATGAATGATATCCGCAATTTTGAAGATGAAGTGCATCGCTTTTTCGCTCAGGGAGCTATCCCAGGCTTTGTTCACTTGTATGCTGGTCAAGAAGCCATTGCAACAGGTATTTGTGCGCATTTAACCGATGAAGACTATATCACTTCTACTCACCGGGGACATGGGCACTGTATTGCTAAAGGGTGCGATTTAAATGGTATGATGGCTGAGATTTACGGCAAAGCCACCGGCCTTGGCAAAGGTAAAGGTGGTTCCATGCATATTGCTGACCTTGACGTAGGAATGTTAGGTGCTAATGGGATGGTTGGGGGAGGTTTTGGTCTCGGTTTAGGAGCTGGTCTTCGCAACAAGTATCTTGAAACAGATAATGTCGCAGTTGTGTTCTTTGGTGATGGTGCTTCAAATGAAGGGGTTTTCCATGAATGTCTTAATATGGCGAAAATTTGGAATATTCCAGTCATTTTTGTTTGTGAAATGAACTATTTTGCTGAATCGACACCGCAATGGTATTCATCAGCATCTGAAACAATTGCTGAACGGGCTGCTGCTTATAATATGCCAGGTATTCGTGTCAACGGGAAAGATATTACCGAAGTGTATAAAGTGGCGGGTGAAGCGATTCAACGGGCGCGTAATGGGGAAGGGCCAACTCTTATAGAATGTGTTACTTATCGTAATTATGGTCACTTTGAAGGAGACGAACAGAAATATAAGAGCAGAGATGGTCTTGAAAAAGAACTCGCTGAAACTGACCCAATTGTTGAATTTAGAAAATATATGGTCGAAAATAATATCTTTACTGATGAAGAAATTGATCAAATTGAAGAAGAGTCACGCAAAGATATTGAGGCTGCTATAGAGTTTGCCGAAAAAAGTCCTGAACCTGATCCAGAATCACTCTATGAAGATGTTTATGCTTAA